The following coding sequences lie in one Saccharopolyspora hordei genomic window:
- a CDS encoding L-tyrosine/L-tryptophan isonitrile synthase family protein: MDCDLGEREDLHRPCRGYPCLLRCPARDKHRDIVSAWSTAELAARPAPRSATGAEEAPALRRPLTTAAANAVLADGGYGLRVEETATGELRLAGVGSGVPLGAGPEWADLYRALVRLRRTRQVFDAHWLHRLTRSLSGAPGPERCTRVPVDRVELLRGADPELTDDLLTAVSDPDLAVPLPVEQLSVPERERTVQLRAVGSRERAQRQLRSWERFAAVVADDPHLRMHCATQPVPGAVVDTGTGAAALFRLAEPAPAHPSHPGGTIAVPLSALLRPGPGGAPELLRVVLDNRFAWRQDELDHFLEHFVRPLLRTFRVALDVHRIGLFALDETGVAVELSPELQATGRIVITDQERVVWDPSRAEVASGVRALVGTLDRLSTGFSELSGGRRAGQVRHAVDRVIAEELRYLDPGTAELLSGEQPLRCYAHTVPEEQDAVLRSVLDEVQQRTRRRRWEPDLPEPAVAIDVDLCGLVPLQRVLDAARAISGPRPGAPEGVLELASAGTLPVLPTPAPSTWDDFVAQSGLGERYPAVDWAAVRADFVRAFLARPRERLRTDTVNAGLARFVWDVQDAGGRVVFYTRRRERFREQTEEVLAAAGIAEVTLCCLSGGGPAGTAVAAAELRELGRLDVVAVFDDEGANRDAVRAEFPGARPVAVRIPGFAAERGEDDVIATFETRPRSDERIGPRLSNTHSLEELQIGALRKNRLAQRWAVHLTAEETRDIIDAVLADADRAAERTGRSAAAKFGVDGTADCDRVLAAVHHVLTRKQFFKGARSHYQVADLKADVEPLVRRGEPIEVVLLGFPVKQCLNRLKASGPLPDLAEFGAMARLREMQRAIREVHPPGLHFNILTDGRHFRSRPAAITDAYQRKLREYADLAGIGDRTLVEDVDVVAEQRLGPGLAAQREARIAKYRRLLGEALRDFDITDNPLRTLERVHRWTASAEEFAPHVIGLFREILMSMVYSVPVAVPTGVDRLEWSTAIYADVYNLSGPTVSAEVRQARRAVLRRAWHTVLRYMATMQVDEEFGYEQMFPNRVRLTLSAVRKGALGFTYLGGSGLLPWQGTGVLDPRGHVAVDFAISLLDQGFVPVYSPLLGPRQPWAMVPADRAHPAEGPAVPAPRGTTAQPGLRLDPEFAARARLRRK; encoded by the coding sequence GTGGACTGCGACCTGGGGGAGCGCGAGGACCTGCACCGCCCCTGCCGCGGGTACCCGTGCCTGCTCCGCTGTCCTGCGCGCGACAAGCACCGCGACATCGTGAGCGCGTGGTCGACGGCGGAACTGGCCGCCCGCCCCGCCCCGCGGAGCGCGACCGGAGCCGAGGAGGCCCCGGCGCTCCGGCGACCGCTCACCACCGCCGCGGCGAACGCCGTGCTGGCCGACGGCGGCTACGGCTTGCGCGTCGAGGAGACCGCGACCGGTGAGCTCCGGCTCGCCGGCGTCGGCAGCGGGGTCCCGCTCGGGGCCGGACCGGAGTGGGCCGACCTGTACCGCGCGCTGGTCCGGCTGCGCCGCACCCGGCAGGTCTTCGACGCGCACTGGCTGCACCGGTTGACCCGGTCCCTGTCGGGCGCGCCGGGCCCGGAGCGCTGCACCCGGGTCCCGGTGGACCGGGTCGAGCTGCTGCGCGGCGCCGACCCCGAGCTCACCGACGACCTGCTGACCGCGGTGTCCGACCCCGACCTCGCCGTGCCGCTGCCGGTCGAGCAGCTCAGCGTCCCCGAGCGGGAGCGCACCGTGCAGCTGCGGGCGGTGGGCTCGCGCGAGCGGGCGCAGCGGCAGCTCCGCTCCTGGGAACGGTTCGCCGCGGTCGTGGCGGACGACCCCCACCTGCGGATGCACTGTGCGACGCAGCCGGTCCCGGGCGCCGTGGTGGACACCGGCACCGGCGCGGCGGCGCTGTTCCGCCTCGCCGAACCGGCGCCCGCGCACCCCTCGCACCCCGGCGGCACCATCGCCGTCCCGCTGTCCGCCCTGCTGCGGCCGGGCCCCGGCGGGGCGCCGGAGCTGCTCCGCGTGGTGCTGGACAACCGCTTCGCGTGGCGGCAGGACGAGCTCGACCACTTCCTGGAGCACTTCGTCCGCCCGCTGCTGCGGACCTTCCGGGTGGCGTTGGACGTGCACCGGATCGGCCTGTTCGCGCTGGACGAGACCGGGGTGGCCGTCGAGCTGTCCCCGGAGCTGCAGGCCACCGGGCGGATCGTGATCACCGACCAGGAGCGGGTGGTCTGGGACCCCAGCCGCGCCGAGGTGGCCTCCGGGGTCCGCGCGCTGGTCGGCACGCTGGACCGGCTCAGCACCGGGTTCTCCGAGCTCAGCGGCGGTCGCCGGGCCGGCCAGGTGCGGCACGCAGTGGACCGGGTGATCGCCGAGGAGCTGCGCTACCTCGACCCGGGGACCGCGGAGCTGCTCTCCGGCGAGCAGCCGCTGCGGTGCTACGCGCACACCGTGCCGGAGGAGCAGGACGCGGTGCTGCGGTCGGTGCTCGACGAGGTCCAGCAGCGCACCCGCCGGCGCCGCTGGGAGCCGGACCTCCCGGAGCCCGCGGTCGCCATCGACGTGGACCTGTGCGGGCTCGTCCCGCTCCAGCGGGTCCTCGACGCCGCCCGCGCGATCTCCGGACCGCGGCCGGGCGCGCCGGAGGGCGTCCTCGAGCTCGCCAGCGCCGGGACGCTCCCGGTGCTGCCCACCCCGGCCCCGTCGACCTGGGACGACTTCGTCGCGCAGAGCGGGCTGGGCGAGCGCTACCCGGCGGTGGACTGGGCCGCGGTGCGCGCCGACTTCGTCCGCGCGTTCCTCGCGCGCCCGCGCGAGCGGCTGCGCACCGACACCGTCAACGCCGGGCTGGCCCGGTTCGTCTGGGACGTGCAGGACGCCGGCGGCCGCGTGGTGTTCTACACCCGGCGCAGGGAGCGGTTCCGCGAGCAGACCGAGGAGGTCCTGGCCGCGGCCGGGATCGCCGAGGTGACGCTGTGCTGCCTGTCCGGCGGTGGTCCGGCGGGCACCGCGGTGGCGGCCGCGGAGCTGCGCGAGCTCGGTCGGCTCGACGTGGTCGCGGTCTTCGACGACGAGGGCGCCAACCGGGACGCGGTCCGCGCGGAGTTCCCCGGCGCGCGGCCGGTCGCGGTGCGCATCCCCGGGTTCGCCGCCGAGCGCGGCGAGGACGACGTGATCGCCACCTTCGAGACCCGCCCGCGTTCCGACGAGCGCATCGGCCCGCGGCTGTCCAACACGCACTCCCTGGAGGAGCTGCAGATCGGCGCGCTGCGCAAGAACCGCCTGGCGCAGCGCTGGGCCGTGCACCTCACCGCCGAGGAGACCCGCGACATCATCGACGCGGTGCTCGCCGACGCCGACCGCGCGGCCGAGCGCACCGGGCGCAGCGCCGCGGCCAAGTTCGGCGTCGACGGGACGGCGGACTGCGACCGGGTCCTGGCCGCGGTGCACCACGTGCTGACCCGCAAGCAGTTCTTCAAGGGGGCCCGGTCCCACTACCAGGTCGCCGACCTCAAGGCGGACGTCGAACCGCTGGTGCGGCGCGGCGAACCGATCGAGGTGGTGCTGCTCGGCTTCCCGGTCAAGCAGTGCCTGAACCGGCTCAAGGCCAGCGGTCCGCTGCCCGACCTCGCCGAGTTCGGCGCGATGGCGCGCCTGCGCGAGATGCAGCGGGCCATCCGCGAGGTGCACCCGCCGGGACTGCACTTCAACATCCTCACCGACGGGCGGCACTTCCGGAGCCGCCCGGCCGCGATCACCGACGCCTACCAGCGGAAGCTGCGCGAGTACGCGGACCTGGCGGGCATCGGCGACCGCACGCTGGTCGAGGACGTCGACGTGGTGGCCGAGCAGCGGCTCGGCCCGGGACTGGCCGCGCAGCGGGAGGCCCGGATCGCCAAGTACCGGCGGTTGCTCGGGGAAGCGTTGCGGGACTTCGACATCACCGACAACCCGCTGCGCACCCTGGAGCGGGTGCACCGGTGGACCGCCAGCGCCGAGGAGTTCGCGCCGCACGTCATCGGGCTGTTCCGCGAGATCCTGATGTCGATGGTGTACTCCGTGCCGGTCGCGGTGCCGACGGGCGTGGACCGGCTGGAGTGGTCCACCGCGATCTACGCCGACGTCTACAACCTCAGCGGCCCGACGGTGTCCGCCGAGGTGCGCCAGGCGCGGCGCGCGGTGCTGCGCCGGGCGTGGCACACCGTCCTCCGCTACATGGCGACCATGCAGGTGGACGAGGAGTTCGGCTACGAGCAGATGTTCCCGAACCGGGTCCGGCTGACGCTGAGCGCGGTGCGCAAGGGCGCGCTGGGCTTCACCTACCTCGGCGGTTCGGGACTGCTGCCGTGGCAGGGCACCGGCGTGCTGGACCCGCGCGGGCACGTGGCGGTGGACTTCGCCATCTCGTTGCTGGACCAGGGTTTCGTCCCGGTCTACTCACCGCTGCTCGGCCCGCGGCAGCCGTGGGCGATGGTGCCGGCGGACCGCGCGCACCCGGCGGAGGGCCCGGCCGTGCCCGCGCCCCGCGGCACGACCGCGCAGCCGGGACTGCGTCTGGACCCGGAGTTCGCCGCGCGGGCCCGGCTCCGGCGGAAGTGA
- a CDS encoding alanine racemase has translation MRRFNEITAELDPPFAVVDLEAFDHNAADLARRAAGRPIRVATKSVRCRELLSRALRTPGFSGLMCYSLAEALWLHREGLSDDILVAYPTVDRGALRQLAADPAAAAAIALVVDSPEHLDVIDAAVGTDRPDVRLCLEVDASWRPLPGLHVGTRRSPVHTPAQARRAAETIARRRGFRLVGLMAYEGQIAGIGDAPAGRPLRAAAVRWLQRRSAAELVERRAAVVREVRAVAPLEFVNGGGTGSLERTAAEPAVTELAAGSGLIGPSLFDSYRSFQPRPAVQFALPVVHRPARRVATLFSGGYIASGPPGADRVPVPFRPRGLRLTATEGAGEVQTPVVGAAADRMRLGDRVWFRHAKAGELAERFTHYHLIDGDRLTAVPTYRGEGQSFG, from the coding sequence GTGCGCCGGTTCAACGAGATCACCGCCGAGCTCGACCCGCCGTTCGCGGTCGTCGACCTCGAGGCGTTCGACCACAACGCCGCGGACCTGGCGCGGCGCGCCGCCGGTCGGCCGATCCGGGTGGCCACCAAGTCGGTGCGCTGCCGCGAGCTGCTGAGCCGCGCACTGCGCACGCCGGGGTTCTCCGGGCTGATGTGCTACAGCCTGGCCGAAGCGCTGTGGCTGCACCGCGAGGGGCTCAGCGACGACATCCTCGTCGCCTACCCGACGGTGGACCGGGGCGCGCTGCGGCAGCTCGCCGCCGACCCGGCCGCGGCCGCGGCGATCGCGCTCGTGGTGGACTCGCCCGAGCACCTGGACGTCATCGACGCCGCGGTCGGCACCGACCGCCCGGACGTCCGGCTCTGCCTGGAGGTCGACGCCTCCTGGCGGCCGCTGCCCGGCCTGCACGTCGGCACCCGCCGCTCCCCGGTGCACACCCCCGCGCAGGCCCGCCGCGCGGCGGAGACCATCGCGCGCCGCAGGGGGTTCCGGCTGGTCGGCCTGATGGCCTACGAGGGGCAGATCGCGGGGATCGGCGACGCACCGGCCGGGCGCCCGCTGCGCGCCGCCGCGGTGCGCTGGCTCCAGCGCCGGTCGGCCGCCGAGCTCGTCGAGCGGCGGGCCGCCGTGGTGCGGGAGGTGCGCGCGGTGGCCCCGCTGGAGTTCGTCAACGGGGGCGGGACCGGCAGTCTGGAGCGCACCGCGGCCGAGCCCGCGGTGACCGAACTGGCCGCGGGGTCCGGGCTGATCGGTCCGTCGCTGTTCGACTCCTACCGGTCCTTCCAGCCGCGCCCGGCGGTGCAGTTCGCGCTGCCGGTGGTGCACCGGCCCGCGCGGCGCGTCGCGACCCTGTTCAGCGGCGGCTACATCGCCTCCGGTCCGCCGGGCGCGGACCGGGTGCCGGTGCCGTTCCGGCCGCGCGGGCTGCGGCTGACCGCGACGGAGGGCGCCGGCGAGGTGCAGACCCCCGTGGTGGGAGCGGCGGCCGACCGGATGCGGCTCGGCGACCGGGTGTGGTTCCGGCACGCCAAGGCGGGCGAGCTCGCCGAGCGGTTCACGCACTACCACCTCATCGACGGCGACCGGCTGACCGCGGTGCCGACCTACCGCGGCGAGGGGCAGTCCTTCGGCTGA
- a CDS encoding TetR family transcriptional regulator — translation MPAEVAPLRRKPVQQRSAQRVEKMLAACAELIDEVGYDGLTTTLIAERAGVAVGSLYQFFPDKRAVVQELTLRNLDRFVRTVSARFDQLELEHWWDAVDAVFDVYLTMHREVPAFSRLHFGDVVDLRLLDPGKDNNAVIAEKLVGLISEEFGIDPQRLALPLAVAVEAADAVLHMAFRRDPAGDPALVAEAKEMVRGYLSSRIPEN, via the coding sequence TTGCCAGCCGAAGTCGCCCCACTGCGCCGCAAGCCGGTCCAGCAGCGCAGTGCGCAACGCGTGGAGAAGATGCTCGCCGCCTGCGCCGAGCTCATCGACGAGGTGGGGTACGACGGGCTGACGACCACGCTCATCGCCGAGCGGGCCGGCGTGGCGGTCGGTTCGCTCTACCAGTTCTTCCCCGACAAGCGGGCGGTCGTGCAGGAACTGACCCTGCGCAACCTGGACCGCTTCGTGCGCACCGTGTCGGCCCGCTTCGACCAGCTGGAGCTGGAGCACTGGTGGGACGCGGTGGACGCGGTCTTCGACGTCTACCTGACCATGCACCGCGAGGTCCCGGCGTTCAGCCGCCTGCACTTCGGCGACGTGGTCGACCTGCGCCTGCTGGACCCGGGCAAGGACAACAACGCGGTCATCGCGGAGAAGCTGGTCGGCCTGATCTCCGAGGAGTTCGGCATCGACCCGCAGCGCCTGGCGCTCCCGCTGGCGGTCGCGGTGGAAGCGGCCGACGCGGTGCTGCACATGGCCTTCCGCCGCGACCCGGCCGGCGACCCGGCGCTGGTCGCCGAGGCGAAGGAGATGGTCCGCGGCTACCTGTCCAGTCGCATCCCCGAGAACTAG
- a CDS encoding HAD family hydrolase, whose product MRTPVDVQRSRADVRDVLGDDELLRLYCVPAPRCALALDELVGEGAPDPVLALKRLVADPPGGWGPRDRLVEFLVRPLVITYRGLLAAGFSPAGEVGLELDAERSATGRVVVEDLQPAEDVAAAITALDGSLDRLAAVAAEVIGEEPERIRAAFTEVLAQELRNLSPETAAALAGDHPWRGLLNVVGAEQHEVLRQVVRLVRERSARCRRDSGLPRPLVAVDLDFCAVHPVQRVREALRRVGEEHGIAEFLDPSRLVVLPGLYPEGWLPFVVRNGLRDNYPELDWPSLHGEYRRSIPWHAEALLTDTLAPGVARYVRELEQAGARVVWLTGRRERVRAATEEFLAGCGLADLDLRTSVPGGGSIAEQKVAALRQFHGYELVAAFDDSVGNREALREAFPGAVVIAVHSRQFTSDMSGGGIATFESLPNPVPLGRGHARGAQLSHTTSLSGLRVGELSTRPTVWGHGAELTAAEQERIVECLVSTAVAHGRQLGREVAAASGGVRAVWQVLTAKPFGASRTAYPLEAAERDLRGAVEAGEPLRFVVVGPSLKQDGSRLKALGGLPDLAELAMLARVRQLDEAVRQVHPPGVEVRALTDASHFRTRDPGRCHTYHDEFARQVAAAGVADVVVVEDFDAAADAHPECGDRSQRPELLLAHRVRYERAFAGLDIGRDPRAALAGAAARDPGAPGQPRFAELFRSVLHAVDVPCPGGDPLAWSQRVYADPFDLTDREVPVEVRRARRDLLRAAWDETITYLANKHVDADLGYEVLWRDAVRMSLSIRPAPGRLRFVPLGGSGVMPWHGTAALNTQREVAVDYAISLVDQGFRPLYAPGTPTRRGVRQPWLMVPPDCLDGSGRPTEDLFTRIRLRTR is encoded by the coding sequence TTGCGCACTCCGGTAGACGTGCAGCGGAGCCGCGCCGACGTGCGGGACGTGCTGGGCGACGACGAACTGCTGCGGTTGTACTGCGTCCCCGCGCCACGGTGCGCGCTGGCCCTGGATGAGCTGGTGGGCGAGGGCGCGCCGGACCCCGTGCTGGCGCTCAAGCGGCTCGTCGCCGACCCGCCGGGCGGCTGGGGGCCGCGGGACCGCCTGGTGGAGTTCCTCGTCCGCCCACTGGTGATCACCTACCGCGGGCTGCTGGCCGCGGGGTTCTCCCCGGCGGGCGAGGTGGGGCTGGAGCTCGACGCGGAACGCTCGGCCACCGGGCGGGTCGTGGTCGAGGACCTCCAGCCGGCCGAGGACGTGGCGGCGGCGATCACCGCGCTGGACGGGAGCCTGGACAGGCTGGCCGCCGTCGCGGCCGAGGTCATCGGCGAGGAGCCGGAGCGGATCCGCGCCGCCTTCACCGAGGTCCTCGCGCAGGAGCTGCGCAACCTGTCCCCGGAGACCGCCGCCGCCCTGGCCGGCGACCACCCGTGGCGCGGGCTCCTAAACGTGGTCGGGGCGGAGCAGCACGAGGTGCTGCGCCAGGTGGTCCGGCTGGTCCGGGAGCGCAGCGCGCGGTGCCGCCGGGACAGCGGGCTGCCACGCCCGCTGGTCGCGGTGGACCTCGACTTCTGCGCCGTCCACCCGGTGCAGCGGGTCCGCGAGGCGCTGCGGCGGGTCGGCGAGGAGCACGGCATCGCCGAGTTCCTCGATCCGTCGCGGCTGGTCGTGCTGCCCGGCCTGTACCCGGAGGGCTGGCTGCCGTTCGTGGTCCGCAACGGACTGCGGGACAACTACCCCGAGCTGGACTGGCCCTCCCTGCACGGCGAGTACCGCCGGAGCATCCCCTGGCACGCGGAGGCGTTGCTGACCGACACCCTCGCCCCGGGCGTCGCGCGGTACGTCCGGGAGCTCGAGCAGGCGGGTGCGCGGGTGGTCTGGTTGACCGGGCGCCGCGAGCGGGTGCGCGCCGCCACCGAGGAGTTCCTGGCCGGGTGCGGTCTCGCGGACCTGGACCTGCGCACGTCGGTCCCCGGCGGCGGGAGCATCGCGGAGCAGAAGGTCGCGGCGTTGCGGCAGTTCCACGGGTACGAGCTCGTCGCCGCGTTCGACGACTCGGTCGGCAACCGCGAGGCACTCCGGGAGGCGTTCCCCGGCGCGGTGGTGATCGCCGTCCACTCCCGACAGTTCACATCGGACATGAGCGGGGGCGGCATCGCCACGTTCGAGTCGCTGCCGAACCCGGTCCCGCTCGGCCGGGGGCACGCGCGCGGGGCGCAGCTGTCGCACACCACCTCGCTCAGCGGGTTGCGGGTCGGGGAGCTGAGCACCCGCCCGACGGTCTGGGGCCACGGGGCGGAGCTGACCGCCGCGGAGCAGGAGCGGATCGTCGAGTGCCTGGTGTCGACCGCGGTGGCCCACGGCCGGCAGCTCGGCCGCGAGGTCGCTGCCGCCTCCGGCGGGGTGCGCGCGGTGTGGCAGGTGCTCACCGCGAAACCCTTCGGCGCCTCGCGGACGGCGTACCCGCTGGAGGCAGCCGAGCGCGACCTGCGCGGTGCGGTCGAGGCCGGGGAACCGCTCCGGTTCGTCGTGGTGGGGCCGTCGCTGAAGCAGGACGGTTCCCGGCTCAAGGCGCTCGGCGGCCTGCCCGACCTGGCCGAGCTGGCGATGCTGGCCCGGGTGCGGCAGCTGGACGAGGCGGTCCGGCAGGTGCACCCGCCGGGGGTGGAGGTCCGGGCGCTCACCGACGCCAGCCACTTCCGGACCCGGGACCCGGGGCGGTGCCACACCTACCACGACGAGTTCGCGCGCCAGGTGGCCGCGGCCGGAGTGGCGGACGTGGTGGTGGTCGAGGACTTCGACGCCGCGGCCGACGCGCACCCGGAGTGCGGGGACCGCAGCCAACGCCCGGAGCTGCTGCTGGCGCACCGCGTGCGGTACGAGCGGGCGTTCGCCGGGCTCGACATCGGTCGTGATCCGCGCGCGGCGCTGGCCGGAGCGGCCGCCCGCGACCCGGGCGCGCCCGGGCAGCCGCGGTTCGCGGAGCTGTTCCGGTCGGTCCTGCACGCGGTGGACGTGCCGTGCCCCGGCGGTGACCCGCTCGCCTGGTCGCAGCGCGTCTACGCGGACCCCTTCGACCTGACCGACCGCGAGGTCCCGGTCGAGGTCCGCCGCGCGCGCCGCGACCTGCTCCGCGCGGCCTGGGACGAGACCATCACGTACCTGGCGAACAAGCACGTGGACGCCGACCTCGGCTACGAGGTGCTGTGGCGGGACGCGGTGCGGATGAGCCTGTCGATCCGCCCGGCACCGGGCAGGCTCCGCTTCGTCCCCCTCGGCGGTTCGGGCGTGATGCCGTGGCACGGCACGGCCGCCCTCAACACGCAGCGGGAGGTGGCGGTGGACTACGCGATCTCCCTGGTGGACCAGGGGTTCCGCCCGCTCTACGCGCCGGGCACCCCGACCCGCCGGGGCGTCCGGCAGCCCTGGCTCATGGTCCCGCCCGACTGCCTGGACGGCTCCGGCCGCCCCACCGAGGACCTCTTCACCCGCATCCGCCTCCGCACCCGCTGA
- a CDS encoding helix-turn-helix domain-containing protein, whose amino-acid sequence MRDALARRDVSEIYKQLRRRGVSQRQIAASTGQSQSEVSEILKGRQVMAYDVLARIADGLGIPRGYMGLAYDGATAMRVAGATNALDAEEDESVKRRKFLSHAAQVTMGAAVFGEASSWLPASAATPAPARIGMTDVQQIQAATKALRDLDYRYGGGTCRDAVVAQLSWAQQLLDATSTDVVRRQLFVALADMHSLAGWTSFDVGLLDPARGHFGKALEFAKQAEDHGLLASVLYRMGRVYLHHQEPNEALKLFQLGQIAAQESGSALTVAVLCANEAWAYGMLNKPDQVQKMVGRTKDEFARAQSSEAPDWVRFFNENDLHGMIGSAHDALAVFDPKKHAPIAVAETIKCNEAYGADMQRTHVFGLSLQATNHFRDGDIREGIKVGRRALQHGERVKSARVADRLKPLELEAAKHRANSDARDLHEEVRKFRQA is encoded by the coding sequence ATGCGGGATGCCCTGGCCCGGCGGGACGTCAGCGAGATCTACAAGCAGCTGCGCCGACGTGGTGTCTCGCAACGCCAGATCGCGGCCTCCACGGGCCAGTCGCAATCCGAGGTGTCCGAGATCCTCAAGGGTCGGCAGGTCATGGCTTACGACGTGCTGGCCAGGATCGCCGACGGGCTGGGCATTCCGCGGGGCTACATGGGCCTCGCGTACGACGGGGCGACCGCGATGCGGGTCGCTGGTGCGACCAACGCCCTCGACGCTGAGGAGGACGAATCGGTGAAGCGGCGGAAATTCCTGTCCCACGCCGCCCAGGTGACCATGGGTGCCGCGGTGTTCGGGGAAGCCAGCAGCTGGCTTCCCGCGAGCGCGGCGACACCCGCCCCGGCCCGGATCGGCATGACCGACGTGCAGCAGATCCAGGCCGCCACCAAGGCATTGCGCGACCTCGACTACCGCTACGGCGGCGGCACCTGCCGGGACGCCGTGGTGGCGCAGCTGTCCTGGGCCCAGCAGCTGCTCGACGCGACCTCCACCGACGTCGTGCGCAGGCAGCTGTTCGTGGCGCTGGCGGACATGCACAGCCTGGCCGGCTGGACGTCGTTCGACGTCGGGTTGCTCGACCCGGCGCGCGGCCACTTCGGCAAGGCGCTGGAGTTCGCCAAGCAGGCCGAGGACCACGGGCTGCTGGCCAGCGTGCTGTACCGGATGGGCCGGGTGTACCTGCACCACCAGGAGCCCAACGAGGCGCTGAAGCTGTTCCAGCTGGGGCAGATCGCGGCGCAGGAGTCCGGTTCGGCGTTGACCGTCGCGGTGCTGTGCGCGAACGAGGCCTGGGCCTACGGCATGCTCAACAAGCCCGACCAGGTGCAGAAGATGGTCGGACGCACCAAGGACGAGTTCGCCCGGGCGCAGTCCAGCGAGGCGCCGGACTGGGTGCGGTTCTTCAACGAGAACGACCTGCACGGCATGATCGGGTCCGCGCACGACGCCCTCGCCGTGTTCGACCCGAAGAAGCACGCGCCGATCGCGGTGGCCGAGACCATCAAGTGCAACGAGGCCTACGGCGCGGACATGCAGCGCACGCACGTCTTCGGGCTCAGCTTGCAGGCCACCAACCACTTCCGGGACGGCGACATCCGGGAGGGCATCAAGGTCGGGCGCCGGGCCCTCCAGCACGGTGAGCGGGTCAAGTCCGCCCGGGTCGCCGACCGGCTCAAGCCCTTGGAACTGGAAGCAGCCAAGCACCGCGCCAACTCAGACGCCCGCGACCTGCACGAAGAGGTCCGGAAGTTCCGGCAGGCCTGA
- a CDS encoding phosphotransferase enzyme family protein gives MNMQTYQVEQGQRVPPELGSALTEICASVGLDPRGARLIRFINNGVFLLRDDPVIVRVVLSPSFGYRAFNAVEAARWLAVHGVPAVRLLPGFEQPVQVGEHLATLWRYVPELGPVPSGGDLGGLLRLMHSKPLSPTFLDWQPMADIRRRLADAVDIDPADRYFLEQRCDHIEERLAELRFPLPQCVIHADAHLGNVIGGPDGPLLCDLDSVCIGPPEWDLTPLAVGRLRMGQPSAWYDDLAAAYGFDVTTWEGFPVLRELRELKITTGVLPIVRSNPGLREQLHRRLRTMRDGDLAAQWAPYS, from the coding sequence ATGAACATGCAGACATACCAGGTGGAGCAAGGTCAGCGAGTCCCGCCTGAGCTGGGCTCGGCGCTGACCGAGATCTGCGCCTCCGTCGGCCTGGACCCGCGGGGTGCGCGACTCATCCGATTCATCAACAACGGAGTCTTCCTGCTGCGCGACGACCCGGTCATCGTCCGCGTGGTGCTGTCCCCGTCGTTCGGCTACCGCGCGTTCAACGCCGTCGAGGCGGCGCGCTGGCTGGCCGTGCACGGGGTGCCGGCGGTGCGGTTGCTGCCCGGTTTCGAGCAGCCGGTCCAGGTGGGCGAGCACCTGGCGACGCTGTGGCGGTACGTGCCGGAGCTGGGACCGGTCCCGAGCGGTGGTGACCTCGGTGGACTGCTGCGGCTGATGCACTCGAAGCCGCTGTCACCGACCTTCCTGGACTGGCAGCCGATGGCCGACATCCGGCGCCGGTTGGCCGACGCGGTGGACATCGACCCGGCGGACCGGTACTTCCTCGAGCAGCGCTGCGACCACATCGAGGAGCGGTTGGCCGAGCTGCGGTTCCCGTTGCCGCAGTGCGTGATCCACGCGGACGCGCACCTGGGCAACGTGATCGGCGGTCCGGACGGTCCGTTGCTGTGCGACCTGGACTCGGTGTGCATCGGCCCGCCGGAGTGGGACCTGACGCCGCTCGCGGTCGGGCGGCTGCGGATGGGGCAACCGTCGGCCTGGTACGACGACCTGGCGGCCGCGTACGGGTTCGACGTGACGACGTGGGAAGGCTTCCCGGTGCTGCGCGAGCTGCGCGAGCTGAAGATCACCACCGGGGTGCTGCCGATCGTGCGCAGCAACCCGGGGCTGCGCGAGCAGCTGCACCGTCGGCTGCGCACGATGCGCGACGGCGATCTGGCTGCGCAGTGGGCGCCGTACAGCTGA